The DNA window gaaggccAACTCGACGTCGGCGTTCAGGGTGGAGAACtggacggcgccgacgccgccggcgcctgaggcggcggcgaggaagacgccgtcgtcggaggCCAAAGTCCCGGTCGCCGGAGCCTGACGGAGCTTTGCATTGCTAGCTTAATCAGCTAGCTTGCATAGTTGCATTGCAGGTGTTGAAGTTTGTGTTAGGTTCCTGAAATGCATGTGCAGATATGAAAAATTTTCGTACCATCCATCGATCAGTCGTCGTCAGATCAGCAGCCCCCCTTATAATTAAATCAGTGGtgcaattaaattaaatgttaGTGGAAGAAATTATCACACCATTCGTCGTGGATTGGTTTATCCATTAATCTGTAACGGTGGAAAGATATAATtaaatcttctttttttttatctcatgATTGATGTCCTTATAGTTTGTATTTGCATACAGGTGCTGGGCATCAGTTTGCATGTGATGTTTATGATATGTGCAGTGCAGTTAGTTCCTATAATTTGGAAGTCTCATTCTTTTCGCTTTTCGCTTTTgtctatacttataagtcaaattttgatttttttatttggagtagattttagggttttctatcgtagttattttctagcattaatTTCTAGATCgttaacaatacatatatacaatttatattcataaatacttttttatttgtaaatatgtcatttttctctaaataagCAAACAATTAACAAGTATTGTATTATTGTGAACATATTAATCGGGCTGCTAAACAATGTGTTttcaaaactttatatataaaaattctttaaatatttttaaatctatcttttaaattttaatatttaacccATCATTCATGTTAAGAAATaagatatatagatgatcaatTAGCATGTGTTAATTAATCCTATTATGAATAGACACCTCTTCATAGTAGGATATGTTTACCCTTATTATGAAGGGACACCTTTTCACTAACGGAGTGTTTTCGCATCATGTTCACacttattcttttttataaatagttataatcATCCTTTTTCCTTTATAAAGGATTCATGGAATCCATGAATCCATCtctctattttctttctttctttactTTCTCTTTGCTCGGTCTCTTTTGTACTTTCTAACAATTCATATTTGTCATTTTCCCTAAATAAGCAAACaataccccccccccccctccccccgggTGCTTCTAGCTGAACTGACACGGTGATAGCAACGATCTGAAAGCCCATTTAATTAAACCCAGCCCGATGGACAGGTAAGGTGAAACTTTAGACCTTCTTTGTAATGAACAAATCCTTTTTAAAATACCTGTAAATTTCTTTCAgttcttaaaaatatagtttctaAACTTTTTCCTGCTATTTCAATAGTATAAAACATCGCACTGTCGGCTGtcatttatttctaaaactaAAGAAGACCGTAAATGCGCAGTTGTTACCAGCGTTCTCCGGTTTTGCCGTTTACAGTCGATCCATGGGCACTTTATAGTTTGTCAATGTTTTGTCAAAAGTGAATGGTATGCACCACCTCCAATAATTAATATGGTCAACGCACCGGTTGCTGGTTTTGTGCTCCGTGGATGAtctaattgatttttttataaatacctgaccatttatcttatttaaattttttttataattatcatttatttattataattagaTTAAATCACTGAGAATAACTTTAACTTAAATTTCGCCTATATTTTAcaaagtttttaataagacaaaggataaaatatatatcaagtTAACGGTGATATCTATTAAACACAATATAGATGAAATTGTAAGTTATTATCTCCGTTGTATAATAATTGCGATCCtatagtcaaaatttaaattaatagttatacTTATTATGTGACGTGGGGTAATACTTTGTAAGTTGCCGGATAACTTAACGCAACTGCCGGTATGCATCACTCATCAACTAGCGTAGGGTTTTTTCTAGCATACGTTTGTTGTTTACAGtgccaaatttattttggaccaTTAATTAGTATTGTATTATTGTGAATATATTAATCAAGCAGctaaaaaatgtgtttttcactttatatatagaaatttatttagatatttttaaaatctatcttttaacttttactcCGTCCGTTTCGtcatataagactttctagcattggctagattcatatagacgCTAATAAATCtcgacacatatataaattatatacattcatcaataaataaatttaggcaaagCTAGAAAAACTTACAGTATAAAACATAGGTAAATATTTAACTCATCATTCATTTTTGTCGTTGGATAAGTATcgtaaaatcaaaataatcatccatccCCTACAAGGCTACAATCCAAACCGAAGATGCATGGTTACCAGTAGCATCTTCGATCGATGTTGAGATCAAATTGAATTCCATTATTGAAAAAACAATATCTCTCCCTTCTCTTCTCCTTTGGAAGCTCTTTTTTCACAGGGGCTGCTTGAAAGCCATCCACTGCAGCAAAGCATAGTCGTAGCAGCTGAGCAGCCTAAGGCAGCCGGGTAGGGCCTTACTTAGTTTTCTCTTCCACATTTCTACCACAAGTGCACGGAGGTGCGgaaacaaaaatttattaagcctagtgcttaacaataaaatataaatcttttaaataaattttaaccaaaaaaataattttttaatatgatttttaggcCAGACGTGGGGCTCCAGCATAAGCTGCCTCACGCCTGGTACTGTCCCtgagtgcatgcatgtacgAGCTATATAGTATAGAGCTTTTTTTaatatccttaaaaaatatctaaaagtttAGTATCTCAAGGAGGTATAATGTATCTTAAAGGTTctaaaattttgcactaaaatttttgataccttaaagatatttttaaaaatgataaaaaaacctataGTATATGCTTACATATATCaatcaatttatatttctaaaccCGTGGTCATATTCTACGGGTTTTTATCACGCACTTACCTATTTATCCATAACTTCCCCATCACACCACCAATTCTTCAGGTACTTTATTACCGTGCACGCACGACTATCAATACTATACTCACCGGGAGAGAGAcagcaagaaaaaaagatagctaatggataaatTAAGGCTTTATTTAGTTCTTGAAATTTTCGAGTTCACCTATCACATTGTATTTTTAGACATATGTAtagatcaataaatataattaaaaataactaattacatagtttaaaaggaatttgcgagacgaacattgtgagcctaattagtccaaaTTAGCCATAACAGCTACAGTcctcacatgtgctaataacaaattaattagacaaAAATTTGCCTCATGTTTTCCTGACAccatatgtaattagttttttaattagtcgtCGAAATAGTCTTttgacatccgatcaaatatccgatgtaacatctaacccaaaaattttcgcaaacTAAGCACACCCTAAATCGATATATGTCAATCGATCAGTTGATAGATGCACGTTCGGAGAAGTTCCTAGCTATAGCTGCAGGGGCTCATGTGAATGACCCACCGTACAGGAGAGTGTGGCTGATCAGATTGctgaatattaattaattaaccatgtaTGCGACGATCGATTAATGTCTCACCCGACCAAGACTTTCTTTGCATGCAACTGAAATTATTATACTAAATCTGAGTAGTATTTCTTTCTAGGTGTTGAAATAGTTGGTAACTGAGGAAGCACTCAATCTGCAGGTGGTGGCTCAGCTCGTAGAAAAAGATAAGACGCCCACAAGAAATTAAGAAGATCAATTTAAGAAGATCGACCTACGTACAAGCTAGAGAGTCTAGGGCAGCATCACGGCAACGCCTGGCTGTAttcttttagatatttttaatgaaatatgAAAGATTATCCTTTTTAGAATTATTTAATGGTGTTAACGATGAAATTAGCTAATACAAAGCTGATTTAGAATGAAAGgtgataaacttctatatagaaacttttggtaaaaaaataccgtttagtagtttaagaAGTATACGGATAAAAcccgagaaaaaaattaagaaaaatcttGTGTAAAGAATGCAGCTGAATTCTTCAGCCAATTAGTACCTAcctcttttatttaattaactaatatggttgactttgtgtcaacgtgattaaaaatatataattattattttttgttgtaatttgttttgttagtaaaagttttttaagcaTGATcgacttattattttaaatgtttataaagaaaattaaataagataaatggttaaagtTCATCAAAACTCGATGGcgtggagttttttttttgactggtCAGAGGGTAAGTGTATCACTTGAATATATTACATCAAACAAGGTTAGCTCCACATGGCGGATTTTGGCCACGCAAATTaagaatataaatacaaaaggCGACACAACTTTTTCGAAGGGCacatgagaagaaaaaagaggagGTGGGCAATTAATATAGTATTAATCTTGCCacttaatattattaattcatatAAAGCTGTGAAAAGTAGAATGCATGCAAGTCGTGCGAAGTTTACATGCCAGGTGCATGGATCATCCGTTTCGTTGCACGCGCAGTTCATTTGGAAATTTAAAACTGGAATCCTTCGCGTCTTGTGTATATGCACGCGAGCTGAGGGCTTGTTTGGATGGGGGAAGTTTTTCCAAAAGCTGTTTTTGCCAGAAACTGCTCTAAACGGCGTATAActtgtagttacagattctgaaaaatgaactaataaTCTAGAAGCTCGAGAAGCTGGATTTATGggtttttccagattctcagaaactcAGAAACTGATTATCAAACAGAGTTACTAGctagaaatatctatatatatacaacgaAAAGGCAAGAAACTGCAGCTGGGTGCCTTCGTCTAAGCTTCAAAACAAAACGAGACTCGTACTTTTCTTGGGACCTCTAGCTATATATGCATTGATCAAGTCAATTTTGTATGCGTGAAATCAGTTAAAGAGATTTGATTTACTATAATCATAATTAAGCATATAATAGTATTCCTAGCTAGAAGTTGCATAATTGTATAAGAGTGAATTAATATCTATCCTTCACcgtaaaaagtaattttcacCTACGGTCCTCTGGCTGCACAAACAATTCATAAGAAAAATGTACAAGTGATGATCATCTAATTGTTTTAGCCGAtcacatttaaaaatagatatttaTAGATTGGAAATGGAACTATTTCCATTTCCATGGATGGTCGACTTGGGCCTCTGTTGTCTCTAGAAATAGCCTTcgtggatattttttttgaaatgataaaatttctGTTGAAAAATACACGGTTCGattgtaattatatataaatatattagccGTCATCACTATGATAGATTGAAGTGCTAGTCGATCGGTACTACTACCCCgtttaatgtttgacttttttttataatgtttattcatttatcttattcaaaaaatcatgaaaatatcatttattttgtttgtaacttattttattataaaaaaactttaagcacgacatcactttttatatttatactaaatttttgaataagacgaatggtcaaacagtgcaaccaaaaaattcaaacatgttATATTCTAAAACTGAGGTAGTAGGTTATACGcatatatacattaaaaaGTAACACATCATTTCAAGATCTATCGGTCGATATATAGTACTTATAGCAGACGGCTGCTATATATAGATGCCAATAAGATGAACGCCGGCAAATAAGAGATGCGATTGCTCAGAATCTCTACATCGTTTGTTAAATTGCTCACGCGAAATTTCCTGCATGCTATATATGTTTACGTTTCTCTCTGCTGGTACACACACTAATCCCTATTTAGAGTCATGTTTGTTTTGCAAattatagaagttaaatttgacctcatatattttgtgtagtgttatatcacatattaaatttttttattaattttttataaccatTTAGATAAAATACACGACACGAGAGGATATCCTCTTAAGAATTTAAAAGTCTTTATCCTATTTACTATctgtatcatttatatatgttagaaATGATCAAAGCTGTTGATTTATAAGTTCTAATAGTAGAGAAAGGTGCTTCATACCCGTACATAAAGTTACTTCATACCATTAGTTGAGTTAGtagtataaataaacaaatgctCTCCtcttttaatagatgacattattaacttttcatttaatcatttttcccattcaaaattttgtgtaaatataaaaatagaagtcATGTATAAACaacatttagtaataaaacaaatcacacaaaatatataattaggtGATTATTTTACTAAAATATGGTCAAACCTAGCTTGTATATTAAAAGTCTGATGGTGGGTACTTGTTGTACAAGAAAATGTAAAAGGACTTCGTTGATAGTACCAACAACGGAGACCGCGATAAAAAATGTCTTTTAAATTTACTTTTCCACATTATCTCTGGAATTTCTACGAAGAACCGTAGTTCTCgcataattaaaaaacattaatcaTCTTGGGGGAAATGAGCTACAAATTTATCCTGGCTAAACACGGAAAATTCAAACCATGAAACCAGGTGAGGAAATAGCAAAGCAAGAGGGAGATAATTAGTACTATCTATGtccattaattatattttagaatttaatttttatctcataaaaaacatatttgtgaAGTACAACTTATCCcattaatcaatttatattcaaatctcTTTACATTTTACTTCTATCTACCTCTCACTTCATAAATCTTTTTACTTAATgaaagatatttaaatattttttctcataacTAATTTAGTGATATAgtgttagaaatataattatattagagCATTCTCgacagcttatctaaatttgaccattcatattGTTGTTTGAATGAccattcaaaatatattctctgttcatatgaaatattatttcaacaaaatatccatattcaattatatatacattaatattttacaactatCTTCTCTtatgttattattattctATCCTCTTTTAATTAGATGTTGAGATATTTTATGAAGTGATCAGAGAAAACATACAtatttggggtttttttcCGTATGAATAATGCTCTATTTTGAAGGATGATATAAAGTATATGTTAGAGTAATATTTTCTCAATCATcatatactctatttttatgtTAGAGTGAGAGAGCAGCAGATAAACTCATGGACGGGTTGGTCTCACTGCAAGGTGGGGCCAGGCCAGCTCTAGAAAGAGAAGGCAAAAGCGTCGGGGAAGCAAGCATTACCGCCAGTCCAGTGGACGACGGCTCCCCGTAGCGCGCGACCACCCGCGAAGCTTCCCTCACCTACGTGCGCCGTGCCACGTGGCGCTCATCCATTGGCCGCATTGAGCTGGCTTTGCGTCACCGCTGATCGCCCACGGGGCCGCGCCGGCATGCGCGTTTGCGTTGGTCGCGCAGGGGTCGTCGACTCGTCTCGTCCATTGAAACATCGCCGTTCCAAACAAAAATGTACCAGTACTACTCCTACGGATGCGTTCTTTTCCAGATTTGGATGAGAAcgaaaatttattaatttgtaaGTAGTCATTTCATGATATGAACTATATAATTGGCTAttactataataaaaatctattttagaaacattttaAAACAGCATATTCGGTAACTtaaaaaacatgcataaaaaagcaaaaatacgAGAAATACAGGAGAATGCAACCTAAGCCTagatatatgtgtttttagcgatctaaacgTAAacgtaaagaaaaaaaacaaagagtgcatgataaaaaaaagtcttatcaatttcaaatttagatTTCAGATTTTAGATgttagtttataaaaataagtataaatgAACAGGCAAGATAAATCCGGTATGTACGACATtctatcaaaatcacaaatagTGGAGTACTCCTAATTAACCGCAACACATGGTAGGAAGGATAATGCTCGTGCATGTTTACCATGCAAAAAAATGTAACAAATCACATGCTAccaataatgaaattaaatgcCATGTGTCACATGTCTCTACTATTTGTACCACCATTTATCTAAGGGGATGTTTAGatcatgacttttttttctttatcacatcgaatgtttagacgttaattaggagtattaaatataaactgataacaaaactaattgcataaataaatgctattccattagacaaatttttaaggcTATTAATAcacgattagtaaatatttacggtagcatcacattcgctaatcacggactaattaggcttaatagattcatctcgcaaaatagtccagagtatgtgatgagttttattaacagtctatatttaatacttctaattactgtccaaatattcgatgtgatagggAGTAAAAAAAGTAGGAGagatccaaacaccccctaagctCAGTTTCCTGCTTTAAAGTAGTCACTACAGATTTACTTAAATGTTGGATACTGTTTTTTTAAGCATGTTTACCATtaatttcatccaaaaaattacataattattggtatttattttgttataaaaattattattactaaCGATATCTTAAATGCCacttatattttcttatatatgtataatggtACTAGTTAAACAAAATCACcaaacttatatttaaaatataagtcaaCGAGTATATATAGTGCACGTATGCAACGAGGGTAATGAGCCAAGACTATTACctcaaaatctataaaaatttaaacctacccaattttaaataaattttaacagtaaaagaaaaatcattaCCACCTATTCGAAAAAGCCATTAGAGCATGGGTGGCGGGAGCTTGAGTCCTAGTTACCTTCGTTAAAGTCATTAGAGTTCCCACCGAGATTTTTCAAGAAGatctcctaaaattttataaaaaatataaataaaaaaagagattaaaatcatatttaatttgtttaaacCCAGCcagatactccctctgtctaaaaaacaaattatccggtttccgtgtccaacgattgaccatccgtcttatttgaaaaattttcagaaaatcaaaaaaaatcagtcatacataaagtactatttataatttatcatctagtaaaaacaaaaatataaatcgtaaaaaaatttaaataagacgaatagtcaaaaattaaagataaaagataaaaaattggtttattttgggacggaaggAGTACGTCGCTACATATACGTGCTATACCTGTAGTGTCAACTAGAATGTTCCGGAGCGGTCGCGAGGCACCGGACCGCGTTAACGCGCCGAGCCTTCCCGAAAACTACCCAAACAATACCGTCCCGTTTCCTTGCGCTCCAGAATCCTTCGTCTACTCTTCCCACACATGCAAAGCAACGTACATCCCGTCCCGTGCGTGCGCCCCCACCCGCGAACCgcacgatatatatatataccccgCCTGCCTCGCCTTGCCCTCTCACAAAcgcattctttttctttagttttattatcgcACGATTCGAAGCACCAGCGAAGAAGAAAGAGACgagacaaaacaaaaatctgCGCACACTTTGCGTGCGAGGCGGTTCGATTCGATTCGAGATGGACGCCTTCTACTCGACCTCGTCGGCgtacggcgcggcggccagcgGCTGGGGCTACGACTCGCTGAAGAATTTCCGCCAGATCTCCCCCGCCGTCCAGTCCCACCTCAAGCTCGTAcgttcctccctccctccctgccGCCTCGCTCTGGTTTTtgaggggatttttttttcttctttcggGCGGTTTTGGTTCGCGGCGTGGCGGGTGTTGCTGGTTGCTACTGGTCTAGGTTTTGCAGGGCGTGGAAATGGATCTGCTCTAGGTTTTCCGCCCGCCGTGGCGGGACGTGACAATGGATTTGGGTGTTTAACTCTCCGAATCCATGGCTTTCGTTTTTTCTGAGAGAGAATTAGGCGTAATGCGGTTTTGGTTGGAGTTTTTATGACTAATTTATGAACTGCCTAGGGAAATCGCGGCGCTTGTGCTATGAGAATATGAGATTGATGCATGCAGTTAACTAACTTTTGGAGACTAGTCTCGTCGGTTTGGGAATAGCCATGGGGATTAATTAGTCGCCGTTTTCGTTGGTTTTGGTATTAGATTTAGGAATGAGTTGTTGGTTTGGGTAGTTTCTGATGGGACATGTACCAATCCAACGCTATCTGTTGACAAAATGCGACAAACGCTACTCGATTGAGCATAAATTTTGTTCACAGATTTGATTTGTTCGATTGAGTAGCTGTCTGTGAATAGGTTGATTCACTGTTTGATTCCGCACAGCAGGTAGCACTGCAAGCCTGAATGTCCTAAATGTCCTACAGAATTGTAATTGTAGATTGTTCATGAGATGGATGCTATTCAATATTTATGCCTTAGGTTGTAACTGATTATGGTTTTGCTTCTTAATATCCACGCGTCAATTGAGCTTAGATGGTTGCGATAATGACTTGAATTCTGAATATCTCTGCAGGTTTACCTCACACTATGTGTTGCTCTGGCCGCGTCGGCCTTGGGCGCTTACCTGCACGTCGCCTTGAACATCGGCGGGATGCTGACCATGCTCGGGTGCGTGGGGAGCATCGCCTGGATGTTCGCGGTGCCTGTCTATGAGGAGGTTCGTCTCGCCTTCTGCTGCTGACCTTGATTACTCAGATTGCTTCCTCTGTAGAAGTTCACAGGAAGTATGGTTTACTGACAATGTCAAATACATGGTACGCTGACTTTTTTTGTGTTCCCTTTTGAGCAGAGAAAGAGGTTTGGGCTTCTCTTGGCCGCTGCCCTGCTGGAAGGGGCTTCAGTTGGGCCTCTGATCAAGCTTGCTGTAGACTTTGACCCAAGGTAAATGAGCTTATCCATGTTGTTGTTTAGTAAATGGTTCATTTTGTCTGATCATGATTGGTGGATTTAGAAGTAACTTGGAATTGTAAATGACATGGTGGACAAACAAGTTGGTGATAATGGTTGGCAACACGTCAAGGGTTGAGTGTGACATGATGCTCGTGGGATTTACTGTGGTTCAGATACCTTTGAATTAAAGTGACTATTGACTGTTTGTTCTCGAAGCATTAAATTTGTTCACATGGTTAAAAGTGGTCAAATTCTGCTTGTGAAATTGGTCAAAttctattgtttttctttgaatAGCTTCTACAAGAACAAAGTTTGCCAATAGTTTGGGTAAATACATACTGCGCGGTGGTATTATTATCATTAATTGATTTGTCATAAAGTTAGGCCTGCCTAATAATACTGTTTGTCTATTGACTCTATTCATATGGTTTACTAGGACTGCACTACCTACTTTGTCCCTGGGAAATCACTAATGTTAGTAGTCCTGTGGATGTTGCCTTGTGGTTTGGGTTTGGGCCTGTTTCATGGTTGTCCTGGTCTTATTCTATTTTCTGAATGATGATGAAGTCAAGCTTTACAGTACTAAGCGGTATTTCATTGTTCCTGTCTGTCTGTGTCTTGGTTGTCAAATTTGTAGTGCAACTGTCTTAGCAACTTTTCTCTTGTTGATCACCTTgacttgcattttttttgtttgtgctgACTGTCATCATATGTCTGTTGCTCTGCGTGCTACCAGCATTCTTGTGACAGCATTTGTTGGAACTGCCATTGCATTCGGGTGCTTCACTTGCGCTGCCATCGTTGCCAAGCGGAGGG is part of the Oryza brachyantha chromosome 2, ObraRS2, whole genome shotgun sequence genome and encodes:
- the LOC102716095 gene encoding bax inhibitor 1, with product MDAFYSTSSAYGAAASGWGYDSLKNFRQISPAVQSHLKLVYLTLCVALAASALGAYLHVALNIGGMLTMLGCVGSIAWMFAVPVYEERKRFGLLLAAALLEGASVGPLIKLAVDFDPSILVTAFVGTAIAFGCFTCAAIVAKRREYLYLGGLLSSGLSILLWLQFAASIFGHSTGSFMFEVYFGLLIFLGYMVYDTQEIIERAHHGDMDYIKHALTLFTDFVAVLVRILVIMLKNASDKSEEKKRKKRS